The window tttacaCCAACCAAACAATTGTCTCTTTCTTGAGCTCCTCAGTTACTTACAAAATCTGAAGCATTCCTCTCCCAGCCCAGTACTCAAGAACCTTGGAGAATTTCAAAATGAATCCCCACTCTGTCTCGGCTAGAACCACAAAACAAGCGATCAACACAGCATAACACCGGAATATTCCATCGAATATCTGCCATGAAACGATTATAAAACAAGCTTCAGAGGACAAACAtcaatagagagagagagaggggttaCTATTATTACATCGTGGCTGTCGCGGAAGGAGCGAATAGCAGCGAGAACATTAACAACAACGCAGAGAATAGCGACGAGAGAAGTGACGAAGCTGAAACACCTGCAAACAACAAGGAAAGGGTCGGCTCTGTTACTGAGCCGAGATCTTATGGCTTCACCGGAAGGCTCGCCGGTTTCTTCATTGTCCTCTGCCCTCCTCTCCATCTAAAATCTGATTTTCTCTCCGGCGAGGATCCACTGTCTGCTTAGCTCAAAATGATTGATCTTTTTagcaagaaaaaaatatcttttttagGGATAAGTACTGTACTGTGTTCGTTCGTTCGTTCATTGGTTGATTTCTTTTTCAGACATCCGACAAAAGAGTTTGCTTTTTGGTTTGTGTTGTGTAATAATAATATCAGAGAGGAAAAAGACAAAAGCCCATATCAGCCacataacatttaaaaaaagcCTCTCTCTTTCTCCGGCGAGCGATGACTTCCTTATCTACTCCTCCGTCACAAAACCTCGCCTTCTCCGCCGCCGCCACGTTATCCAGACTCGCTCCCGTTAAAAGACCGTTTTACCCTCACCGTCTCTCTGATCATACCTCCCTCTGCCGCTGCTCCTCCGGCGGCAATTCATCCtctccttcttcctcctccgatgatgatgatggtaatCCTAGATGGGACGCTGCGATTCAGGATGTTCTCAAGAGCGCCATCAAACGGTTTGATTCGGTTATGAGCTGGTACGGCAATCAGGATAAGGATGCTGGAGACGGCGTCGTTTCCGGTGGGCAAGGATGGGGGGATGATATCAAGAAGGAGGAGGAAAGTGAATGGGATTGGGAGCGGTGGAAGAAGCATTTCGAACGTATTGATGATCAAGACCGTCTTCTCTCCCTCCTAAAGGTATAAACTTTCTGTGAGAACAATCATTGTTGGAGAAAATGTTAGTaagatttttgtaattttgggTACAGTCTCAATTGAATGGAGCCGTTAAACGAGAAGACTATGAAGATGCTGCGAGGCTCAAGGTGGCAATTGCAGCTGCATCTACAAATGACGCTGTTGGCAGAGTCATGTCCAGCTTCAATGTATAGATTCTGTTTTGTTAGACTGTGAATCATAGTGTCTCTTGTTTCGTTTATTTCTGAAAGATGATGTTCTTCCTATGTGGTAGAGAGCTGTTCTTGAAGAGCGTTACAAGGATGCAGTATACTTACGAGACAAAGCTGGTGCTGGGTTGGTGAGcttgttatttgttttttttttctatatgagTGTTAAttgtggtttagtatctccttAGTGTAGAGAGCTTTTGTTACattcttcttgtttttgttcTCTATATAGGTAGGTTGgtggtcgggtatttcggaagATGTCAAAGATCCTTTTGGTCTTATTGTTCAAATCACCGCTGAACATGGGAGATATGTGGCAAGAAGTTATAATCCTCGGTAATAACTTTCTAATCCATCTTCTTAGTTAATCAATTCATCTCTGGCAGTGATGTTTTGTGTATCAAAAAGACTAATTTCTCTAGGCCATTTGCTGTTTTGAAAAACTGCTTTATATGAAAATCCTTTCACTCTCAGGCAGCTTAGTACATCTGCTGTGGGTGGTGCTCCTCTTTTTGAAATCTTTCTGACACTTGATGGAAAAGGGAACTACAAAAAACAGGTTTTTCCTCATCTTAATCCTATCTAGTTACTGTCTACTTTGAGTAATTGTGGTATTCATTGGAAGATGACGTTTAAGTAGATAGCAAATTGTAATTTGGCTCATGACCTATTTGATGTTCAAATTggagttatattttttttcctttttggatATATGCTTCTTTCAGGCTGTGTACTTAAAATGGAAGGAGATTTTTCCAGACCTTCCAACTATGCCTACCAGAACTCTGAATACTCCCAGGCTTTTGACTCCACCTGTATGGAAAAGAGATGCAGGTAATCTTGCCGTCGAGCCtagtgatgatgaagaagaaagtgtCAACTCAGACGACGATTCTGATCTCCTTGATGAATCTTCTGGTTTCCAGACTTTCCTGCGAGATATGATCCCTGGAGTCAAAGTCAAGGTTATGAAAGTGAACTCCCCTGGAAAGGGAAAGGTGGACAAAGACTTCATCTCAAAAGTTATTGAGCAGATAGCTGATGATGAAGAGAGTGATTTTGATATAGAAGATATAGTTGTGGAACAAGAAACTAAGGCTGAAACCGATGATATTGAATTGGAATCTGTGACTGATGAAGTCATTGACAGCAACGGAGTGAAGGAAATAGCAGTTAAGTTTGTGATAAGTGATATTGTTGATAGACTTTCTGGAAACCAACCTCTTAGAGAGTCGCTTAGATCCCCTGCCAATCTTGAATCTGTGGAGAAGTCTTCGTTTTATCTTCGGTTAGAGAAGGATGTAAACGCACAAGAAGAGTCCAAGGGTGTGGAAGGTACATTAGTTGGTGGAAAAGGCAACCGCCAAAGCAGACGCAGGGTTGATAACATTATGGTTGATCTGGCTAAATCCattgagaaagagaagaagatttcTGTCAAGGTTTGTTTTGCTGTGTGTGTTTTGGCTATATTGTGTTCCTTCTTGTTTCTTAGTCTAGAAACTTTGCTTTGCAGATGCTTAAGGAGGTTGGGGAGCTGTTAAGCCTCACTCTCAGCCAGGCTCAAAACCGTCAACAGTTGTCTGGTTTGACTAAGTTCCGTCGCATTGATGTGACACCATCGCTAGATCCTCTAAATGGTGAGTGAATAAATTGATAGAACTTGAAAAATGGAAATGGGTTCTACAGTTGATATGGCTCGTTCAGCTGTTATAAGTTACATTCTTTTTGTGACTAATGGGTTGGTGCAGCCCTTCCCTAtgagtatatttttgttttttcacatCAACTCTCATTATGGAATGGATTCTGAAAATGACCATCTCTGTCCAGGGCTATATATTGGAGCACATGGGCTGTATACATCAGAAGTAATTCATTTAAAACGCAAATTTGGGCAGTGGAAAAGTGGAAAGGAGTCTAAGAAGCCAAAGGATATTGAGTTTTATGAATATGTCGAAGCTGTGAAATTAACTGGAGACCCTTATGTACCTGCTGGGAAGGTTAGTTTCTTTGTTTGTTCTAGTATATGAGGTATTAGCACAAATATGAAAACTTAGTTTAAATGGTCAGTGGAAAGAGCTTGTGCCTGCTTACAGTAGTTGAAGGTCGAACCTAATAGAAGAATGAAATAACATATTACATTACCAATCTGATAAGAGAAGCTGTTAGGTTCATGGTTCCTTCGTTTACTTTTATGCTACACAAAAAAAGGAAAGGTCATAATGGCTGGCCTTATAAAAGTGGCATCTGATGATGATAGGTAGCATTTCGCGCAAAGATTGGGAGACGTTATGAGCTTCCACATAGAGGTCTCATCCCTGAAGAATTTGGAGTGGTATGCTTAGAACACTATCCAAATTTGTCGTTGAGCTCTGCTTTTTGTTAGAGTTCTATTTGTGTAGCTTCATAATGGAGTTAATTACAGATTGCTAGATACAAAGGACAAGGTAGGCTTGCAGATCCCGGATTTCGTAATCCAAGATGGGTAGATGGCGAGCTTGTTATCATGGATGGCAAGGTTCCTCTCTTTATCTCTCACCAACTTGTTGATGATCCAAACTCAAATGTTTTGTGTGATATGTTTGTTGAATTGTGTGGTATTGATGCAGTATGTTAAAGGAGGGCCTGTCGTTGGATTTGTCTACTGGGCACCTGAATATCACTTTGTGATGTTCTTCAACCGCCTGAAGCTTCAAGCCTAgtgcctttttttttgtcttctcgTGCTACAATCAAGAGTTTTCGTCTGGTAAGTGTACTCTCCTCTATGCATAGTAGATATGAAGTCGGTACTCAGAAAGGTGATTGGAGTGGTTTCAATATTTGCAGATTCATGGAATCAACTTATGCCTAAGATAAGATTATCTTTCTGGACCAGTAATGAGCTTGGCTTAAGGCACCTAGATTACGCCAAAGGATTAACACGGCAGAGTATGTGATCATGCAGTGAAGTAGTCGGTTTCTGAGAAATTTTGTCAGAAAAGAAACTGGATTGTAAGGTTGGAGAAGTAACTATAGATATGTGTAAATTTAATGTATGTTCACTTCTCAGAGATTCCTACTCGGATGTAAACATGATAAAGAGTTGTTCTAATGTACATTTTCAGTCTATACAACGCATGAATCTTGGTCTTGTTAGATGTCTTTTGTTGCAACAACTGGAAAAGAAGACAAGCTTATAATATGTGGATTCCAATGGGGAGAAACATCAAAGGAAACGATTGCTCGTAGAGTTTTATCATTCATCAcacagaaagaaaagaaaaaaattcaaaataacatAACGTTTCACAACGCTATCCGGTCCCGACAGGCTCAAAACTCTATCCGGTCCCGACAGGCTCAAAACTCTATCAGGGAGATTCGTTGTTCAGATGGGAGGACTGTCACTAGTCAAGGTGAAATAGGTAGAGAGGTTTTTCTCAGAGTTTCTCAATCAGAATCCTGCAAACTATCAGGGTACTACTACAGAAGAGTTGGAAAATCTGCTTGGGTTCAGATGTTCTTTGGAAGATTGTAGGAAGTTGGAGGAAGATGTCTCAGAGGAGGAAATTCGAAAAGTGTTGTTTGCAATGCCTTCTAACAAATCTCTGGGACCAGATGGGTATCCTTGTGAGTTTTTTAAAACCTCTTGGCCTATTATAGCTCAAGATTTCACAGTGGCAGTTCAGTCTGTTTTTAGATTTGGATTCATGCCTAAGGGGATTAACTCTACAATCCTAGCTCTGGTTCCAAAAAGGATTGACTCTATGGAGATGCGTGACTACCGTCCTATTGCCTGTTGTAATGTGCTTTACAAGGTGATATCGAAGCTCTTAGCTAATAGACTCAAAGTGCTTCTACCTAGAATCATCTCTGCGCATCAATCTGCGTTTGTTCAAGGTAGGCTCTTGATGGAGAATGTATTATTAGCTACTGAGCTGGTAAAAGAGTATCACAAGGAGGATATCTCTCCTCGTTGCTTGATGAAAATTGATATATCCAAGGCGTTTGATTCGGTCCAGTGGTCGTTTGTGTTGAAGAGTTTGGAAGCAATAGGAGTACCAAGGAAGTTTATACACTGGATTAACCTCTGTAtatcttctccttcattctcagTGCAAGTGAACGGTGAGCTAGCAGGGTATTTTCAGAGTACAAGAGGATTGAGACAAGGATGTTCCTTGTCCCCTTACCTGTTCGTGTTGTGTATGAATGTCTTATCCCATAAGATTGACAAAGCAGTGTCTGAGAAGAAGTTTAGTTTTCATCCTCGGTGTAAAGCTATAGCATTAACCCATCTCTGCTTTGCTGATGATTTAATGGTCTTTGTGGAAGGGTCTAAGAAGTCTATAGAGGGAGCTCTTTCTGTTTTTGAAGACTTTGCAAATTGGTCGGGGCTCAACATCAGTATAGAAAAATCTACTATCTTCATGGCAGGGGTTTCAACTGAAGAAAGAAGTAGGATACTGAGGAACCTTCCGTTTGCAGTGGGGGAGTTACCTGTAAGGTACTTGGGCCTTCCTCTCATGACTAAGGCAATGAGGAAACATGATTATTTACCACTAGTGGAGAAGATCAGAAGCAGAATAAATACTTGGTCCTGTCGGTTTCTTTCTTATGCTGGTAGAGTGCAGTTGATCAAAGCTGTGCTAATGAGTATTATAAACTTCTGGGCATCAGTGTTTAGATTGCCTAGTAAATGTATTCAAGAGGTGGAATAGCTTTGTGCTTCGTTTTTATGGACAGGACCGGAGCTCAAAACCACGAGAGCCAAGGTAGCTTGGAAGGAAATTTGTAAGCTAAGGAGTGAGGGTGGTTTGGGTATAAGAGCTTTAAAAGAAGTAAATATGGTTCATGGTCTGAAGCTTATATGGAGGATGCTTTCAGGGGATTCATTATGGGGAGTTTGGATAAAGGAAAATCTACTTAAGAGAAAGAGTTTTTGGGAAGTGAAAGAGAATACTCAAGCTGGTTCCTGGATGTGGAAGAAAATGCTAAAACTCAGAGACATTGCTAAAGGGTTTTATAAAAGGGAAATAGGGAATGGTTGTAATACGTCATTCTGGTATGACAACTGGTCTTCTAAAGGTGCTTTCATTGAGATTTTGGGGGAAGGAGGAGTTATAGATATGGGGATCAGTAAGGATGCTACTGTTAAGGAAGCAGTCAATAAAGTtaaaaggagaagaagacgTTATCGTACAGTGTTGCTTAACGCTATAGAAACGGAATTGCTAATACTGGAAGAGAAGCTGAGTGAAAATGGTGTGGATGGCAGTCTTTGGAGAGGCAAGTCAGGGTTTAAGAGGAAATTTTCAACTAAGGAGACTTGGTTGTTAGTGCGGGAAACTCATGCTCAAAACTACTGGAAAAAAGATATTTGGTTTTCTAAGGCTACTCCAAAATTTGCTTTCATGTCCTGGCTTGCGATGCTTGATCAACTTTCTACGATGGACAGAGTAGCAAGATGGAGTCAGGGAGTGGATGTTATTTGTGTACTTTGCCGGAGAGATGCAGAATCTCGTGATCATTTTTTCTTTGATTGTTCTTATACTTCTCAGATTTGGGAACATCTAATGAGGGGTGTGTTGCGTAATTCTTATACTACAGTTTGGTCTGAGGTGATTGATCTTCTTATTTGGTCTGAGGTGATTGATCTTCTTATGAGGACAGATTGGGATAAGAAGAGATTATTCTGTATAAGGTATGCATTCCAAGCTGCTATACATATGCTTTGGAGGGAACGAAACAAGATTAAGCATGGAGAGACTCCTCTACCTATGGAAGTAGTGAAGAAGCTCTTAGAAAAAGGGATTAGAAACAAGCTGAGTATTCTTAGATATAAAGGAGGCAAGAGAATGGAGAATGCTCTTCAATATTGGTTTAGTACTAGAGTTTAAAATGTAAAGGAGTAAGAGATAGAGTTATATTCAACTAAGGACTACACCATGATGTAAAAAGGCTTTTTTGATgaatcaaatttaacattcattcaaaaaaaaaaaaaaaaaaaaaagaaaatgggCAACTCAGGAAGTGGCTGCGACA of the Brassica rapa cultivar Chiifu-401-42 chromosome A03, CAAS_Brap_v3.01, whole genome shotgun sequence genome contains:
- the LOC103862250 gene encoding protein EXECUTER 1, chloroplastic, giving the protein MTSLSTPPSQNLAFSAAATLSRLAPVKRPFYPHRLSDHTSLCRCSSGGNSSSPSSSSDDDDGNPRWDAAIQDVLKSAIKRFDSVMSWYGNQDKDAGDGVVSGGQGWGDDIKKEEESEWDWERWKKHFERIDDQDRLLSLLKSQLNGAVKREDYEDAARLKVAIAAASTNDAVGRVMSSFNRAVLEERYKDAVYLRDKAGAGLVGWWSGISEDVKDPFGLIVQITAEHGRYVARSYNPRQLSTSAVGGAPLFEIFLTLDGKGNYKKQAVYLKWKEIFPDLPTMPTRTLNTPRLLTPPVWKRDAGNLAVEPSDDEEESVNSDDDSDLLDESSGFQTFLRDMIPGVKVKVMKVNSPGKGKVDKDFISKVIEQIADDEESDFDIEDIVVEQETKAETDDIELESVTDEVIDSNGVKEIAVKFVISDIVDRLSGNQPLRESLRSPANLESVEKSSFYLRLEKDVNAQEESKGVEGTLVGGKGNRQSRRRVDNIMVDLAKSIEKEKKISVKMLKEVGELLSLTLSQAQNRQQLSGLTKFRRIDVTPSLDPLNGLYIGAHGLYTSEVIHLKRKFGQWKSGKESKKPKDIEFYEYVEAVKLTGDPYVPAGKVAFRAKIGRRYELPHRGLIPEEFGVIARYKGQGRLADPGFRNPRWVDGELVIMDGKYVKGGPVVGFVYWAPEYHFVMFFNRLKLQA
- the LOC103862248 gene encoding uncharacterized protein LOC103862248, yielding MERRAEDNEETGEPSGEAIRSRLSNRADPFLVVCRCFSFVTSLVAILCVVVNVLAAIRSFRDSHDIFDGIFRCYAVLIACFVVLAETEWGFILKFSKVLEYWAGRGMLQIFVAVMTRAFPDYMTQRKDLLLLQNIASYMLLACGLIYFISGILCIGFLKRARQKKEISKEQAVKDLEEIDRRREELEQLLLEHRSRDDV
- the LOC103862289 gene encoding uncharacterized protein LOC103862289, with amino-acid sequence MGRNIKGNDCSLKTLSGPDRLKTLSGRFVVQMGGLSLVKGTTTEELENLLGFRCSLEDCRKLEEDVSEEEIRKVLFAMPSNKSLGPDGYPCEFFKTSWPIIAQDFTVAVQSVFRFGFMPKGINSTILALVPKRIDSMEMRDYRPIACCNVLYKVISKLLANRLKVLLPRIISAHQSAFVQGRLLMENVLLATELVKEYHKEDISPRCLMKIDISKAFDSVQWSFVLKSLEAIGVPRKFIHWINLCISSPSFSVQVNGELAGYFQSTRGLRQGCSLSPYLFVLCMNVLSHKIDKAVSEKKFSFHPRCKAIALTHLCFADDLMVFVEGSKKSIEGALSVFEDFANWSGLNISIEKSTIFMAGVSTEERSRILRNLPFAVGELPVRVQLIKAVLMSIINFWASVFRLPRPELKTTRAKVAWKEICKLRSEGGLGIRALKEVNMVHGLKLIWRMLSGDSLWGVWIKENLLKRKSFWEVKENTQAGSWMWKKMLKLRDIAKGFYKREIGNGCNTSFWYDNWSSKGAFIEILGEGGVIDMGISKDATVKEAVNKVKRRRRRYRTVLLNAIETELLILEEKLSENGVDGSLWRGKSGFKRKFSTKETWLLVRETHAQNYWKKDIWFSKATPKFAFMSWLAMLDQLSTMDRVARWSQGVDVICIWEHLMRGVLRNSYTTVWSEVIDLLIWSEVIDLLMRTDWDKKRLFCIRYAFQAAIHMLWRERNKIKHGETPLPMEVVKKLLEKGIRNKLSILRYKGGKRMENALQYWFSTRV